The Acropora palmata chromosome 10, jaAcrPala1.3, whole genome shotgun sequence genome contains a region encoding:
- the LOC141894501 gene encoding penicillin V acylase-like gives MKILIVVQLLFCVFPATNACSEIRVTAEDKSVIVGRTSDLGKDMFSNVVVEPERYSHVAVPAVGCSHHEPLLSWQNKYAVAYLDAWDQFLSADGMNSAGLSVSSLMFSSFTKYQEVPPDKCGQAVSQLEFGLWLLGTFSTVQEVRKSMSEEWFPLVFPRKFHDYLFEEHFSVVDKTGDAIVIEYTEQGRKVYNNTLGVLTNAPNYEFQMLNIRNYIELSKYERDPLELGGHKFPRFGAGSGLLGMPGDFTPPSRFVRALFLKEFATQPKTSKEAVNLAFHVLNSVDIPVGVVSVGKTEPDSDYTQWTVAKDLTNNALYFRDYNDMTIRVVYLDKVQQGQVLRMKAYGPITGFKDVTGELEPVHPNKEEL, from the exons ATGAAAATTCTTATTGTGGTTCAGTTGCTTTTTTGTGTCTTTCCTGCGACGAATGCCTGCAGCGAGATCCGAGTGACTGCCGAAGACAAATCAGTAATCGTCGGCCGTACGTCTGACTTGGGGAAAGATATGTTTTCCAACGTCGTCGTGGAGCCCGAACGGTACTCTCACGTTGCTGTTCCAGCAGTAGGCTGTTCTCATCATGAACCTCTCCTCTCCTGGCAAAATAAATACGCTGTGGCATATTTGGATGCTTGGGACCAGTTTTTGTCTGCTGATGGGATGAATTCCGCTGGGTTGTCAGTGAGCTCTCTCATGTTCTCCTCCTTTACAAAATATCAG GAAGTCCCTCCCGACAAATGTGGACAAGCAGTATCACAGTTGGAATTTGGTCTTTGGCTTCTGGGAACCTTCAGTACCGTGCAGGAGGTGAGAAAAAGCATGTCAGAGGAATGGTTTCCGCTGGTGTTCCCAAGGAAGTTTCACGACTACCTTTTCGAAGAGCACTTTTCGGTGGTGGACAAAACTGGCGATGCTATTGTAATCGAGTACACTGAGCAAGGACGCAAAGTCTACAACAACACTTTGGGTGTGCTAACTAACGCTCCAAATTACGAATTCCAGATGCTGAATATTCGTAACTACATTGAGCTGTCAAAGTACGAACGCGATCCTTTGGAGCTCGGTGGGCATAAGTTTCCACGTTTCGGCGCAGGAAGTGGTTTGCTCGGAATGCCCGGCGACTTCACCCCTCCCTCAAGGTTTGTCCGTGCACTGTTCTTGAAGGAATTTGCCACCCAACCCAAGACGAGCAAAGAAGCGGTAAACTTGGCTTTTCACGTTCTGAATTCGGTTGACATCCCAGTTGGTGTGGTATCAGTGGGTAAAACCGAACCCGATTCGGATTACACCCAATGGACAGTGGCCAAGGACCTCACAAACAACGCTTTGTATTTCCGTGACTACAACGATATGACCATCCGGGTGGTGTACTTGGacaaggtacagcaaggacaAGTGCTGCGGATGAAAGCTTACGGCCCAATTACAGGATTTAAGGATGTCACGGGTGAATTAGAACCCGTGCATCCTAATAAAGAGGAACTGTAA